The Engystomops pustulosus chromosome 2, aEngPut4.maternal, whole genome shotgun sequence genomic interval TAAtactcaatttcctgtccctacagaggaaggggaagcaacctccagcgGGCCATCATGGGGAACGATattgaaaataaagattgtatagccattaaaaagtgacaGTGCTTAATATGCTCTGAatgcgcagcttcccttcaatgccctggcgtgtgcccatgcagcagtttaccaacacatatgggggattgttatacaccGAGAAATAGGGcataaaactttgtggagcgttttggcattttatccaccgagaatgtgttcattttttggaaaacattcatttagccaaaaaaaatatataaataaaaaatagaaatttcaaaatttcacacaatttagttttaacccctgtaaatcaattaaagggttaaacttcATAAAAGCAAGTCCCTCAATAGCACGATTTTgcatttatgaaaatgtgaaagacCGCAACTAAAGTACAAAGCCCCATAACCACcgacaaaaatgagagaatgcgtaaaaagccatgtcaacataaagcagactttTGAAGGACGCTATGGGTGAATCATATGGCTGGTTTAGCCAGACgcaggggaaaaaaattatgaattagattacttaccggtaattctatttccgtcagtccaccatgacggccccacctggaggatgccccttgacctctgcagggacaggaagaagagaggttaaatgctcccccccacatcctcccgccagtgattacaaaataaccatgctgaggAAGATACAACCAGATTTATTAGTATGTTTGCACCACATACAATTCTTATCTGAAAAGCAAAATCACAGAAATGAAATTTCCAACTGGGTgggaatatataggccgtcatggtgtaACACCTTGCGCCCAAATGATAAGTCTTTTGATAAGTGCAAGTCCAGTCTGTAATGTTTAGAGAATGTAGTAGATGAAAACTAGGTTGGGGCCCTGCAAATCTGGTCCAGCGATGCTCCTCTTCTCTCCGCCCAGgatgtggacatagccctggtcgagTGTGCTCGGATTCCTGGCAGTATTGGTATTTTATGTAGGTCGTAGCATGAAGCAATCGCCCGTTTCAGCCATCTTGCAATAGTTGCTTTAGACACCTTCCTCCCCTTGTTTTCCCCCTGAAATTGGATAAAAAGGCTAGAGTCAATACGCCGGGGCTCAGTGGTTTGTAAGTACTTTATGACTGAACGTCTTACATCCAAAGAATTCCATTCTTGTTCTCTCCCCAAAGAAGGATTTTCACAGAAGGAGGGCAGGATAATCTCCTGATTCCTGTGAAAGTCAGAAACcaccttgggaacaaaatttggattgtctagaattttcatgtagggttccCTAATCGATATAGCCTGAAGTTCACCTAACCTTCCGGCAGAAGTGATGGCTATCAGGAATACGTCTTAAACGTTAGGTTTCTTATACTGGAGGAGTCAATGGGTTCGAATGGTTCTTTCACTAAGGCATTCAAAACTAATGTTAAGTCCCATGCTGACTATTTCTTAACAGTCTGGGACTTCAATCTAGAAGTCGCTTTAATaaaccttttgacccacctgtgttcTATAAGGGGTTGGTCGAAGAAAGCACTAAGCGCCAacacctggaccttcagggtgctggtagacAACCCCAGCTCCAAACCCCTCTGGAGAAACTCGAGTACCTGTAAAACATTAGGGTTAGACTGGGAAGGTGGACTgtccttacagaaggaacagaactTCTTCCATATTTTATGGTAGATTGCAAACGTGACaggtttcctacttgccttcagggtcttAATAACCTCAGACGAAAGTCCTTGAGATCTTAGATATACAGCTGTAACCTTCCCGGATTCGGATGATGGATTGGACCCTGATGCAGTAAGTCCCTTGACAACGGAAGAATGACTGGGCCTCGTGGTGACATCCTTCTCAGGAGTGGAtaccagcttttcttcggccagttTGGGCAAATGAAAATagtcctggtgttctcctggaaTATCTTTCCCAGgaccctggcgatcaggggaatagggTGGAAGGCGTAGGCTAGTGGAATGTCCCAGGAGTGAGAGAACGCATCCAGctgttccctgttctcccctttttcTAGAGAAAAATAATGATGGCACTTGGTGTTTTCCCTTGTTGCGAACAAATCTACTTGAGGATGACCCCACAAGGTTGTCAGTTCTTGGAAGACCTCTTCCTTGAGACTCCACTCGTTCTGGAAAATTTTTCTTCTGCTTAGAAAATCTGCCCTTGAGTTCTCCGTGCCCTTTAGATGAGTGGCTGATATTGACAGGGTATGGTGCTTTCGGTTCCAGGATCTTAGGATCCACCCCTGGAGAACTCTGGAGTGAGCCTGACACCAGGCCACTGAGGAGATGCAGGCTGTCAGAGATCCCAAGATCT includes:
- the LOC140117049 gene encoding uncharacterized protein, which codes for MDRKSDSLLRKAWETSMLNLKTNLASISVARNLLCWLNELEIHIKEGTPRSTILENFPLLKSATAFLADSAAEGIRFSPKEGALTNSTRRALWLKQWNGDICSKAKLCSLPFSGEFVFGPELDAILERASDKKKGFPERSTPKKQPFRDFKSQKDSYKDKGKRGRWSYPKGEAERHKSADYQPERSQRVYHLPKIQDGVWRPHQRSSNEVQEKIGDLHQRSHEDLGISDSLHLLSGLVSGSLQSSPGVDPKILEPKAPYPVNISHSSKGHGELKGRFSKQKKNFPERVESQGRGLPRTDNLVGSSSSRFVRNKGKHQVPSLFFSRKRGEQGTAGCVLSLLGHSTSLRLPPYSPDRQGPGKDIPGEHQDYFHLPKLAEEKLVSTPEKDVTTRPSHSSVVKGLTASGSNPSSESGKVTAVYLRSQGLSSEVIKTLKASRKPVTFAIYHKIWKKFCSFCKDSPPSQSNPNVLQVLEFLQRGLELGLSTSTLKVQVLALSAFFDQPLIEHRGKTRGGRCLKQLLQDG